CAACCGAACATATGTAAAATAGTTAATAGCTCTCACCTTTCACATCGCTCTCTTCACTCATAACAGTCACCCATAACCCCAAACGACATCGTTGTTTGTCACCATCGACGTTATCACGTCatcgaaatattaaaattatttttttaccttttattttcatgtttctGTTGATAAAACTAACTTCGCTAAGATAAATAGACTCAAATGTTTTATTTTCGTAACTATAAAGAtgtcaatgtaactttttaaaatataatgaacGATATGCTAAATAAAGATAGTTGACTTAATTTTTCGTTTTGATTTgtcttaatttttataaaatttggaaCCGATTCGAAACCatcgattttatttttattttttaaatatccaTCTGATTAGTTGTTTATTAAGCTATTTGAAGGTGCCAATTTATCATTTGGAGGATAATTGATCatttaagatttttatttatttttagttggTTAAGAACCCGATTCTAAATTCTAAAACCTTTCATATATATCATTTGGAGAATATATATGagcatatatatattcttataaattatAAAAGCTTTCATATATATCATTTTGGTTAATCTCATTTAATTAAGACCTTTATTGATAACAATGAACTTCAATTTTTTAATGATTATAGGGACATTAAATTATTTTACGTAATTAAGTATTTTTACTAAAAATTAATCAGTATTAACGACAGTTACTCGTGAAAATGGAAACATATTACGAAATCGAAATTAAGGGCGTATACGTTATTTCGTAACTTAGAAAAGGAAGTATATTACGTATACATATCACAAGCTTACTTGAACAGCGGACAGCAAATCCAGCCGCATCGTGGAACGCCACGTGTTCTTCGGAATTTTGGGGCTAGAATTACCATCCCCACTCTCTCTAAGTCGTGACATTGACCGCCTCGCGTCGACGTAGTTTGGTCGTGGTCGTATACAATATATAATGACATATTTACCCCTAAGGAAATCCCATACGGCAAAATATAAAAGAACTGTGCTTATAACATATAAGAAATCATAATGCACAATATCTGAGCCAAAATTTACAGCACTATATCTTACTTTGGGAATGATAAAATGATGATTaaataaatcaagataaaaatggatatatatatatatatattatttgatttcaatttcaTTAGGGGTAAAAATGTAACTCGAATTACGTAGGGGTATATGAGTAAAAGCACGATGTTGAACGCGAAGCGGCAGGCAACGAGAAAGGGGGGACCCACGGAGagcataaaataatatatatattccaGGTTCGTATTCCCGCAGGGCAAAGGGCGTCGCCACCAAGCGAACGAAGCTTCACGAACTCGCGAAGCTACTCGTCATTCTTCCGATCTCTGCCGAGTTCAAGGTCCCgcgccctcttctcctcctcgtcctgttctctcttcttcttctgtttttcATTTTAAATGCTATTATtctattagtaattttgaagcgATGGTCTGTAGAGTCTGCGATTTCCACAAAAAaaaagatcctttttttttttagttgcaAGAACCATATGATGTGGAAATAAACCATATGTTACCGTAGGAATACTCTCTTTATCCTCCCATGAATAGCTAATCCCCAGAGGAACCGAGTATTGGATGCCAATTTTGGGAAGTCAAGGAACTGTGTCGATTGCGGCAGAGATGGTCATACTGATTGCAGAGTCTAATTGCTGATATTACTTTTTAGTAAGTAAAAGCTATTAAGTTGGTAATTCTGGTAACAAAGATAAGATAATATGAATTGTGGTTGCTTTCTGATTCTTTCGATGATTTACATCGAGGCTTTAAACAATTATGGATACCTCTTGCTTATAATCCCGGTTTATTTATTTGACATATATAAAAGTTGTGAACTTTATTACCGAGTAATGTTTCAGAAACCTTCTAAGAAAAGTTTAGGAATCATACATAAAAGAattcggttttttttttttaaggaatcAATATTTAATCGTTTACTTATTGGATTAACAATGTTATCTGTTAGAATTTGAGAGATGTACTGGAGTATCAATGTAAAGCAGATATTCCTTTTTTGTTGACTGAGGTCcatttgatatttgatatttgacCTCTGTCAAGGAGAGTTAAAATAGAATAGAAACTGCCGAATGTTCTACAATGAAGGTAGCCATACATTGAGAGGTGAGGAGAGTAGagcaattttgatctgaatgtataTTTCGGTGCTTTTTGGCATAACATCGGTGACTGCCTTTCTTTTCCTTGGGACCTTTGATTACAttactttttcaactcaattattATATGCTTGCTTTGTTTCTCAGGTTCCTACGCTTCATTTGGTCTCCAATATTGGGGACAAGAGTTACATCTTCAATTTAACTTCAAGGACAAGCTTGCTTGATGCCTTTACACTGCTTAAGGATCTATCTGTCTCTCCTGTCTCTAATTAACATACTCTAAAGAATGTGACAAATAATTTATCTTTATGGTTTTTCTAACATATATAAGGCCCAActgatatttaatattttttttataatgtatGTCATCATAAGCAAAAAAAATTATCACCTTCAAGGTGATAGACATGTCCCTATTTCTTACCTCAATCATATCTCCTAGTACAATTTTACCACTGTTAAATTTGTAAGGGATTGAAAAAGTTAATTTTGTGATAGAAATAAATCTTTAGCTCTATATATATGGCTATATTACATTCGATTACGATGATTTTCATATATTTCCTCGAAAAGCAATTGGGGGATACATGTCCGCTCCTCTTTTAATAAAAAACTATGACAAGTTGAAAGTATCTTCATGCATCAACTACAGCCAATAACCTCTCATTCATTATAAATAGAATTTGAGGATGTTTCTGTAAACAAAGTGTTGTACATGAAATATCTCGAAAGGTTTTATGAACGAACAGTCTCTGAGGTTTTTTACTTGATATCTCTGTAATATTTGTTGTTTATATCTTAGTTGCTCTTTTTGTTTGCTAGAGTGCCTTCTCTCTTTattgttttatttatattttttgtatCTTCTGTAGTTTTGCTTTTTGGAACTTATTGCATTGAGAAATTATTGACACTTAATAGATCAAGTGcttctaaatttaaaatttttctatATTTGTTTCATAGCAATCATCAAACTTTTGAACATTCTCGTGAATTACATTGTTGATTTTGCTAGTGATGATGCATCTGTGCTACCTATTTGGTGATGGCTAACACATTTGgtacgaaaaatttcagatcctgtcTTCTTTAATCCGTTTGTTACTTGATTATCTAATGATTTCATATGGCAAAGAAGAATCGAACTTCAGCCTCTCTGAATTTGGTTGCTAGAAATCACTTAGCAAATCTAATTAGCATTTGATGGTCTTGATTATGGAACTTAGTTTTTTACCATCGTGAAATCGAAGCTGTCAAACTGTTATATTTACTAATTCTCGTGAAAATTTAATGTTGTAATCATATTTGCAATGGTTTCTTGATGTTTATTCTGGCAGCCTTTTTGATACAGCTTATTCTGGTTAATTTTGTTCTCAGCATCATCATCGAAGTCCAAAACTTTTAAGCAAGTAATTAAGTCATCATAGTATCTTACCTGTCTGAAAAGACTGAAATTATTATGTATCACAAGGTATTTTTCTCATTTCATGAAAGGGAATAGTATCTTGCATATTATGCATTGCTAAAAGAGCAGCTTGTTGCAGAAGTCTTCTGCTAATACAGGGTTTGGGAAGGATCAATCTATGAATTAGAGTCTCTGTTTGCTAAAACATAAAAACTGATCGGTCAATTGTTGCATTGTTGCTTATGGTGGCCTAGCTCCAATACTAAAAATCACACTATCACTAGAAAACGTTTTGGAATATTGCGTCATCACTGAAAAACAAGATTTGGCACCGGTGTATATATTTCAACATTCAACTTTGGTATAAAACATGAGCAGTTTTTGGACCCTGCTAGATGTTTGAGATTTATGTCATGATTATGTAAGTATTCATATGATGCAAGCTTATTTTATTTTTGGCATCAAAACTATTTGGGAGTTGAAATTGATTGGATATGTAGCTCTTGGTGCAGTCATGCAGCTGTATCATCATCCTTATTCAATGGACAGCCAGAAAGTGCGCATAGCACTGGAAGAGAAGGGGATTGATTATACATCGTATCATGTTAATCCTTTAACTGGGAAGAACATGGATGTTCCATTCTTCCGCATTAATCCATCTGCAAAGCTTCCAGTCTTCCAAAATGGTTCTCATATCATTTTCCATGCCATTGATATTATCCAGTAAGTTTCTTATCTATTGATTATATACTTTTAGGTGTTTTATCTGGTTATTTACTTTATGGCATCTTGCATCTGACTCTAATGAGGTACATAGAGAGGCTCTCAGTATCTCTTAATGGGGAGGAGAACCCCATTAGTAGCAAAGTCATGGAATGGGTGGAGAGAATCGAAAGTTGGAATCCTAAAATATTCACTCTCACCCATATTCCAGACAAGTATCGGCTGTTTGTTTCCAAATTTATCCGGCGTGTAGTGATTAGTCGGATGGTCGAAGCCCCAGATTTAGCTTGTCTCTACCATGTAAAGCTTCGAGAAGCCTATGAAACAGAAGACAATTTGAAGGGCCCAATGAATTTGCAGCAGAGTGAGGAAAAACTATCTAGTCTTCTTGATGATGCAGAAATACAACTGAGTGCGACAACATATTTGGTTGGTGAAGATTTTACCACGGCAGATTCCATGTTTGTTCCAATTCTGGCACGAATAACTCTGCTAGATCTAGAAGAAAAGTATATCAGTTGCAGGCCCAAAATAACAGCTTATTATGACCTGGTAAAGCGGAGGCCAAGCTACAAAAAAGTGATTGGGAAGTATTTCGGTGGATGGAGAAAGTATCGAACACTTCTTAAAACAATGTGCTTTCTTTGCATCAGAAGCATGTTTGGGAAGTACTAGAAAATTGAGGGTGTCCAAGGTAGTTTGAAGATATCAGTTTGTGCAGCATGCAAATAAAACTGATATACTTGGGATCTGCTTCATCATTGCCGGCATATTTCATACAAAATCTTCTGAAAAATACAAGCAAATAGTGAAGTTTTTTTTATAAGGGTCAGTGAACACTTGGGTGAAGTTGCTAGCTCTTCTTCTTGTAGCTTTGGTAGCCTCTCTTCCTTTTACATCTGCCATTAGCAAAAGATATTCTTCTGTGAAATaatgtttttcttttcatttttattaGCATTTCCTTCATTTCAAAAAGTGGAGGTGAAGTTGCATGTATTATTCTCTGCCTTCTTGTAATATACCAAAATTTCTTACACACAAAGTTGAATTGAGATTTTAAAAAAGCATATACTATTTTCACATATTGAGCATTAtaggatgaaaccttctttttgtGTCTcatggtattttttttttttatatcaccAAACAGATTCCTTCAATTCTTCAGATTGATATTTAATCTCTCTGTTCACAACTACACAATGTTGTCCACCACTGAATGTAAATGGAACTACAACTGAGTTCTGTTCAGAGAAGATAGTAAGTCTCTGTTCTTTTACCTGGATTCTCTCAATTAATAAACTAACACAACAATTTGTTGTTCAGTGTTCTCTCAACACCATGCAGGTTTAAGCCTTTCCTCCCCAGCTATATTGAGCACAATGTCTAGGTTTCAGTTCAATCAGACTACTAGTGATTGGTATCTCATTGAACTTAACAGTATGGcccaaaatgtttaaattggggtTCTTGTATGCCATCTAAACTTGTCTGTTGATCCAACTCACAACTGTATCTTGCATTGAGGCATCACATGTTTGCTTGGAGGTTTATGGCTGCACAagtatcctttttctttttctccagggaagaagaagaagagctctctTAGGTGCAAATTCTTTGTTTCATCTAAAGCATTAGCTTCTTATTACAGGATTTTATAACATTGCTACTCTTCTATTAGTGATGGAGGAAGGAAGATACAAAATTGATTCTGTAGGTAAGACAGTGATGCATATATCAACTATATGGGCTAATTGGTCTATCAATTTTGTTTAGCATAAATCATCGAATAAAATGCTTCAATTGAAATTGATAATAAGACGCGCGTCAAACCTTAAGTTAATCTTAGTCTTGCTGACTTGAAACTAAATGGAATGTTAATCTTATAAGTTAtctatgataccaaatgtcaggtctaatggattatttgacttatcaattttgtttgattaaaatcAGTGGTCAAAATGTTtagattaaaattaataataatatattcatcatattATATACTTGTAAGTTAGTTTTAATTTTGCTCATTTTTTTTATGTTGGACTAATCAAGATGATACAATTTCTTTTTCACTTATGGGCTTGACGTCTAGGTCCAAACATAGCTCAAATCAAATCTTACTCTGATGCGTGCGATACATAGCTAGTAATAGTTCACGTTAATTCCGTTAACTCCATCCATGAATAGTCTTTTCATATTCGGATTCTctcatcatgtctgaatataattTCGATATCATAtgttatcgagtttgattctctcatcatgtctgaatataattTCGATATCATATGTTATCGAGTTTGATAGGCTAATTGATCCATCAACCAGAGAATTAGTCTTTAGCATCAATATTGTATGCGTTGTGTCAATGGTTGCAATCAACCCCAGTGGTTGAAAATGGTTGTTGCCCCATCGGAAGGGACAGTGGGAGCAGTACTCCCACACCTCTCTCATGGCGCTATCATGGAAGGCTCGAGTTTGATAGGCTAATTGATCCATCAACCAGAGAATTAGTCTTTAGCATCAATATTGTATGCGTTGTGTCAATGGTTGCAATCAACCCCAGTGGTTGAAAATGGTTGTTGCCCCATCGGAAGGGACAGTGGGAGCAGTACTCCCACACCTCTCTCATGGCGCTATCATGGAAGGCTGGAAGAAACTAGCAGAGCTACTTTCCACCTCTCTTTGGGCCAGGCGATGACACGGTCCACTCCATGGGAAGTGGGGATAAGACCCCACCCATCGACTGAAACCGATGCTCTCTTCTTCTTGGAGCTCAGCGGGCGTTTACTCCGAGTGTCAGTGGAAGACTTGGCAGTGTGGGATGGGACTGCTCGAGTTATCCTCAAGCAAATCCATTCCAAATCGCCAAGAATCGTCTACTCGTCGACAAGTGTGGAAAAGATGCAAGTAAAACTCTCTCTCAAGAGACATTGGTTATTGACTGCGTCCAACTACAACTATGCTGGTTTTGCCACATGAGTCAAACAGCTCGAGTGACCCActgcagctctctctctctctctctctctctctctctctctctctctctgtggaaaGAATCAAAGAGAGTAGAAGAACTGACTTCTCTCTTTGTCATCGACTGGGTCACTGGCACTAGATGAAATGTTTCTATCTCTTAAGAGAGACCGTAGTGAGAAGAAGAAATGTGGGTGCTACTGTCGACGAGGCATTGACCATCGGTTGATGCTTCCTTCTACATCTCGAGTTGAAACGCAGCCAATGATGCCATCGTCATCGAAAGTGTGAGAGTTGACATGCTATACGTCAAATAGTAATGGCATGTCCCACACGTTACATGTTAAAATGATTCTATATTGGATGAGACTCTCACAGAATCTTCTCACTACGACACAATAAAGATCACAAAAATAGGGTGTTATGTATCAAAATCCCCATTTTTTGGCCGTAGAAGAATGTTTCCTTGTCGTCCATTGAAAGAAATTAAGGAAATAATTTTCTCTTATTAATGATGACCGAGTCAACATTACACCATCACCAATGCGAATTTTCATTAACTTTTAGTTGGTTACTTCTCGGCtaataaataagtaaataaatattataagaatatcatttttttcattttctgcaTAAGTCTTTGGATTCTTATTATTTGTATGAAAATTTTGGATGAATTCcctgtaaaaaaatatatattttttgattttttttccgaGAATTTTTAGAATTCCTTaacagtatttttctttttaatctaATACTTGAAATATTAGCCATctattatttttttctccttttttttcgtatggatcgattcatgagaaaataaagaaaaaagggGCAGGTGGCTGGTAATTCTATATATTAGGGAAAACAAAGGTAGTCGATAAAAAATTCTGAAAATGAAAAATGCCAAAAAGAACAATTTTATTAATAATTCGTCCaaaaaattttacaatattccAAGTGTATTCCATGAAAATGTATTAATTAGGCTGCATGTCTATCCTTCAaagatattttgattttttttatttatgcaaaataatcatatttattcCTCATATATTtatcctctttatatatatatatatatatactcgaaTTGACATATCTCAAGAAGTAATATGAGAAGATCCATCGAACGTTTTCTACTGTAGAGTTCTCTAAATCATGTGACCAAGTATAATTAGTGTCTaccaaataataattaattaacaaAGATGCAAACATATTAAAggagggctaattatatattatccttttaTGTTTGGACCCTATTAATATCGTAATCACTgtactaaaaaaatttaaattaggatccgtataattctaaaaataaaataaattattttatttatcataatacgtAATACCATGTGCTCGATCGTATATGAAAATGATGggcaaaaatataatttcaatatctctttcgtttctaatgattttatcgataaaaaataaaataataaagatattaaaaaattttatgctTATTGTGatgttacttattatattttttatcaatataattaacgatattaggataaataaaattattcattttatttttagaattatagtgattaaatataatttttttaggtaTAGATATCAAAGTAttaataagattaaaaatataaaagacaATAAAGAGAATATGAAAGAGAAGGGAGGATGGATCGGCTGTCATGCATCGTAAAGAGAAGGAAGGATGGAGACTATGAAAGCATTGAATACAGTACAGTAGAGGAGCGGAGATCAGACTCTAATTTAATACATGGGAGGCGGAAAAGAAGCCGCGTGGCGAGCGGGCGGTGGCCCTCCTGGTAGGGCAGCTTGTGGGCCCCTTACCCGCAAGCATCTCATCCTTGTGACCACTACGAAAGGTGTGTGGGGTTCCCCTACGGAACACACAGATCCTGCCGTGATGCGTACGAGAAGAGAAGAAGCCATCTCTGACCTCGAGTACAAAGAGCCGATGCATTGATTGCTTGCAACCGCAAATGACTCTTAAGCATGATTGGTTGCCATCTCGTAGTTGTTTTAAGGGTTAAGGTTTTTAGCCCCTCTCGTTTTATgtagttttaaattattttagtttttataatcatgtctaaaataatttatatattttaaaaatatattatataagttTCGTTAGAATATATTTACATGATATGCTGAtacataataaattattttaatataataatatatataatttaaatttaaaaaaaaaatctattttaaccTATATGATTTTAGTTATGAACCATTTAAGCTCTTTATGTTTTTgtttgtgtctaaaataactcattttttttttaaaaaaaagtagCATATAAATCTCTCATATCAAGTCTAATATACATTAGAGTCTACTTATGTGTCATGTGTCATGTTGActtacaataaatcattaatataataacttGTTGAGGAAGATGAAGCGATGAACAAAAACGAAGTGGTAGAGGTAGGAGAGGTCAAAGGTGAAGGTGAGGAAGAGTTGAACCACTATGTCATAGGCGTGACGAGTAGGGGTATATGAGAGGACGAAGTGGGAGGTGGTGAGAACGAAGATGCTTAAAAGGAGAAAAAAGGATCAAGAGATCATTGCATGCCTA
The window above is part of the Musa acuminata AAA Group cultivar baxijiao chromosome BXJ2-6, Cavendish_Baxijiao_AAA, whole genome shotgun sequence genome. Proteins encoded here:
- the LOC135580764 gene encoding glutathione S-transferase TCHQD-like isoform X4; its protein translation is MQLYHHPYSMDSQKVRIALEEKGIDYTSYHVNPLTGKNMDVPFFRINPSAKLPVFQNGSHIIFHAIDIIQYIERLSVSLNGEENPISSKVMEWVERIESWNPKIFTLTHIPDKYRLFVSKFIRRVVISRMVEAPDLACLYHVKLREAYETEDNLKGPMNLQQSEEKLSSLLDDAEIQLSATTYLVGEDFTTADSMFVPILARITLLDLEEKYISCRPKITAYYDLVKRRPSYKKVIGKYFGGWRKYRTLLKTMCFLCIRSMFGKY
- the LOC135580764 gene encoding glutathione S-transferase TCHQD-like isoform X1, with product MMQAYFIFGIKTIWELKLIGYVALGAVMQLYHHPYSMDSQKVRIALEEKGIDYTSYHVNPLTGKNMDVPFFRINPSAKLPVFQNGSHIIFHAIDIIQYIERLSVSLNGEENPISSKVMEWVERIESWNPKIFTLTHIPDKYRLFVSKFIRRVVISRMVEAPDLACLYHVKLREAYETEDNLKGPMNLQQSEEKLSSLLDDAEIQLSATTYLVGEDFTTADSMFVPILARITLLDLEEKYISCRPKITAYYDLVKRRPSYKKVIGKYFGGWRKYRTLLKTMCFLCIRSMFGKY
- the LOC135580764 gene encoding glutathione S-transferase TCHQD-like isoform X2, producing MANTFALGAVMQLYHHPYSMDSQKVRIALEEKGIDYTSYHVNPLTGKNMDVPFFRINPSAKLPVFQNGSHIIFHAIDIIQYIERLSVSLNGEENPISSKVMEWVERIESWNPKIFTLTHIPDKYRLFVSKFIRRVVISRMVEAPDLACLYHVKLREAYETEDNLKGPMNLQQSEEKLSSLLDDAEIQLSATTYLVGEDFTTADSMFVPILARITLLDLEEKYISCRPKITAYYDLVKRRPSYKKVIGKYFGGWRKYRTLLKTMCFLCIRSMFGKY
- the LOC135580764 gene encoding glutathione S-transferase TCHQD-like isoform X3, whose product is MANTFVMQLYHHPYSMDSQKVRIALEEKGIDYTSYHVNPLTGKNMDVPFFRINPSAKLPVFQNGSHIIFHAIDIIQYIERLSVSLNGEENPISSKVMEWVERIESWNPKIFTLTHIPDKYRLFVSKFIRRVVISRMVEAPDLACLYHVKLREAYETEDNLKGPMNLQQSEEKLSSLLDDAEIQLSATTYLVGEDFTTADSMFVPILARITLLDLEEKYISCRPKITAYYDLVKRRPSYKKVIGKYFGGWRKYRTLLKTMCFLCIRSMFGKY